Proteins co-encoded in one Dokdonella sp. genomic window:
- the lpxD gene encoding UDP-3-O-(3-hydroxymyristoyl)glucosamine N-acyltransferase, with the protein MNGVAFTVAELAERFDLGVRGDGTCRITGVATLAHAGAEQVSFLANPRYRAQLQTSTAAAVIVRAADADLEGAPVRLIASDPYVAFAKIAALFEHRPAPSPGVHPSAIIAATAVISAGASIGPLCVVEDGAVIEDGAVLGAHCLVGRDCTVGAQSRLVARVTLVERVRLGRRVLVHPGAVLGADGFGLAFERDHWIKVPQLGGVRIGDDCEIGANTTIDRGALEDTVLEEDVRLDNQIQIAHNVHIGAHTAIAGCAAVAGSARIGRYCLIGGAAGILGHLTVADRVTITAMTLVTHSIREAGEYSSASPMQESRLWRRNAARIRHLDELARRVAAIDKGSTQ; encoded by the coding sequence ATGAACGGCGTGGCCTTCACCGTTGCCGAACTGGCCGAACGCTTCGACCTTGGCGTGCGCGGCGATGGTACGTGCCGCATCACCGGGGTGGCCACACTGGCCCATGCCGGCGCGGAACAGGTGTCCTTCCTGGCCAATCCGCGTTATCGCGCACAACTCCAGACGAGCACCGCCGCCGCGGTGATCGTGCGCGCAGCCGACGCCGACCTCGAAGGCGCCCCGGTACGCCTCATCGCCAGCGACCCCTACGTCGCCTTTGCCAAGATCGCCGCGCTGTTCGAGCACCGCCCCGCACCGAGCCCGGGCGTGCATCCCAGTGCGATCATCGCCGCCACGGCAGTCATTTCCGCCGGCGCCTCGATCGGACCGTTGTGCGTCGTCGAGGACGGCGCGGTCATCGAGGATGGTGCCGTGCTCGGTGCGCATTGCCTGGTCGGCCGTGACTGCACGGTCGGTGCGCAATCGCGCCTGGTCGCGCGGGTGACTCTGGTCGAACGCGTGCGCCTCGGTCGGCGCGTGCTCGTCCACCCGGGCGCCGTGCTCGGCGCCGACGGTTTCGGCCTCGCCTTCGAGCGCGACCACTGGATCAAGGTGCCGCAGCTCGGCGGCGTGCGTATTGGCGACGACTGCGAGATCGGCGCGAACACGACCATCGATCGCGGCGCGCTCGAGGACACCGTGCTCGAGGAAGATGTGCGCCTGGACAACCAGATCCAGATCGCCCACAACGTGCACATCGGTGCGCACACCGCCATCGCCGGCTGTGCGGCTGTTGCCGGCAGTGCCCGAATCGGCCGCTACTGCCTGATCGGCGGCGCCGCTGGCATACTGGGCCATTTGACGGTGGCAGACCGGGTCACGATCACCGCCATGACCCTGGTCACCCACTCCATCCGCGAGGCCGGCGAGTATTCGTCCGCCTCCCCCATGCAGGAAAGCCGGCTCTGGCGACGCAATGCGGCGCGTATCAGGCACCTCGATGAACTGGCCCGACGCGTCGCGGCCATTGACAAGGGAAGCACGCAATGA
- the fabZ gene encoding 3-hydroxyacyl-ACP dehydratase FabZ, producing MTTPNTPPAAAPEVIDVRRITQLLPHRYPFLLIDRVVSWEPGKRLLALKNVTFNEPFFQGHFPGHPVMPGVLVIEALAQASGALVQLSASDDPNQPALFYLVKIDKARFSRVVVPGDQLVLEVEQKRTLKRMGLFWGQAKVDGEVVAEAELLCAERRDG from the coding sequence ATGACGACACCGAACACCCCTCCCGCCGCCGCTCCGGAGGTGATCGACGTGAGGCGCATCACCCAGTTGCTGCCACATCGCTATCCGTTCCTGCTGATCGACCGAGTGGTGTCCTGGGAACCGGGCAAGCGTCTCCTCGCACTGAAGAACGTCACCTTCAACGAGCCGTTCTTCCAGGGCCATTTCCCCGGTCACCCAGTGATGCCCGGCGTGCTCGTCATCGAAGCGCTGGCCCAGGCATCCGGCGCGCTCGTGCAGCTGTCTGCATCCGATGACCCGAACCAGCCCGCGCTGTTCTACCTCGTGAAAATCGACAAGGCGCGTTTCAGCCGTGTCGTGGTGCCCGGCGACCAGCTCGTGCTCGAGGTCGAGCAGAAGCGCACGCTCAAGCGCATGGGCCTGTTCTGGGGTCAGGCCAAGGTCGACGGCGAAGTCGTCGCCGAAGCCGAACTGCTCTGCGCCGAACGGAGGGACGGATGA
- the lpxB gene encoding lipid-A-disaccharide synthase: MSHSRLPVVDSRSDAAPLDHSPAPIPHSPLFVLVAGETSGDLLGAGLIKALRARVPAARFVGVGGPRMVAAGLEAWHPAEKLAVMGLVEVLRHLPELLRIRRDVRERTLALRPQAFIGIDAPDFNLPLERRLRQAGIRTIHYVSPSIWAWREQRAAKIGASADRVLCLFPMEPVVYARHGVDARFVGHPLADAFALQPDQAAARRALELPQDKPVLALLPGSRLGEIRRLGSDFIEASHLLAQRIPQLEIVAPMANADCRAAFESVLARSAAHAGRMHVIDCRAHEAMVAADAVLVASGTAALEAMLAKRPMVVAYRLAWLTHRIITALGLLKVERYSLPNHLAGRELVRELMQENCTPPALADALEPFLRARRVDPALLAEYERLHRLLGGNADHNAAEAVLA, translated from the coding sequence ATGAGCCACTCCCGACTCCCGGTGGTCGACTCCCGATCCGACGCGGCTCCGCTCGACCATTCCCCAGCCCCCATTCCGCATTCCCCGCTATTCGTGCTCGTCGCCGGCGAAACCTCCGGCGACCTGCTCGGCGCGGGGCTGATCAAGGCATTGCGTGCGCGGGTTCCCGCTGCGCGCTTCGTCGGGGTGGGTGGACCGCGCATGGTGGCGGCGGGACTCGAAGCCTGGCATCCGGCCGAAAAGCTCGCGGTGATGGGGCTTGTCGAAGTGTTGCGGCACCTGCCGGAACTGCTGCGCATCCGTCGCGACGTGCGCGAGCGAACGCTGGCACTGCGACCACAGGCCTTCATCGGCATCGATGCGCCCGACTTCAACCTGCCGCTCGAGCGGCGCCTCAGGCAGGCCGGCATCCGCACCATCCACTACGTCAGCCCATCGATCTGGGCCTGGCGCGAGCAGCGCGCGGCGAAGATCGGTGCGAGCGCCGATCGCGTGCTGTGCCTGTTTCCGATGGAGCCCGTCGTGTATGCGCGGCACGGCGTCGATGCACGTTTCGTCGGTCATCCGCTGGCTGATGCCTTCGCCCTGCAGCCTGACCAGGCCGCCGCGCGCCGTGCGCTCGAACTGCCGCAGGACAAACCCGTGCTCGCCCTGCTGCCCGGCAGCCGGCTCGGCGAGATCCGCCGCCTCGGCTCCGACTTCATAGAGGCTTCGCACCTGCTCGCGCAACGCATTCCGCAACTCGAAATCGTCGCCCCGATGGCCAATGCGGATTGCCGCGCCGCATTCGAGTCCGTGCTCGCTCGCAGCGCTGCGCACGCAGGACGCATGCATGTGATCGATTGCCGGGCGCATGAGGCCATGGTCGCCGCCGATGCCGTGCTGGTCGCCTCGGGTACGGCCGCACTCGAGGCGATGCTGGCCAAGCGACCGATGGTGGTCGCCTACCGCCTCGCCTGGCTGACCCATCGCATCATCACTGCCCTCGGCCTGCTCAAGGTCGAGCGCTATTCGCTGCCGAACCATCTCGCCGGGCGAGAACTCGTCCGCGAACTCATGCAGGAAAACTGCACGCCGCCGGCACTCGCCGATGCGCTCGAACCGTTCCTGCGCGCGCGACGCGTCGATCCGGCCCTGCTCGCCGAGTACGAACGCCTGCACCGACTGCTTGGCGGCAACGCCGACCACAACGCGGCCGAGGCCGTGCTCGCTTGA
- a CDS encoding sulfatase-like hydrolase/transferase — protein MRAFAVIAFLALLVFAPLAEKALMEKLYALVIVTSAMLFLLFSTARLSFALMAASVAFGLLKTASMLKFEYLLTPVLAPDLTYYVNRDTLELIGRYPILLGFSLGVVALIPLLLVPAWAWETTREWTRLGRARAAAIRLVGAAASTAVFALCLSPAGPFSGVFNKPMWATVTDRSFITAFFTSFSDTEVRQPSLTGTIDRSIKWTLDEKPRKPRQYPDVFVVLEESTFDPRMLKACSVPACTVPMFVPDKYTRAGGALTVHTFGGGTWTSEFALHTGLADVLFGNAGLYAPYNLAPRVVHTLPDAFKAAGYRTIAVYSHSGEFLNGRNAYIDYGFDAFYDGTDNGLDWDSTDADLHEVLMRIHAEERAAHPDRPLFVFTLTLHQHGPHMTPLAELPPPFDKPLFRGKFKPPALDDWLNLNLGNYLARVHESSVMLDTLQQQLWDSGRPTVLLHFGDHQPSFDGAMHAIPKRIPDAAGPNASRVTYYMLKTSFALAPLPKYESLDIVYLGSLLLDAAGVPKDAFYQANTLLRERCKGRYLQCRDTRMLTSYHDHVFNVLKDLREE, from the coding sequence TTGCGCGCATTCGCCGTCATTGCCTTCCTGGCTCTGCTCGTGTTCGCCCCGCTGGCCGAAAAGGCGCTGATGGAAAAACTCTACGCCCTGGTCATCGTCACCTCGGCGATGTTGTTCCTGCTGTTCTCCACGGCGCGCCTGTCGTTCGCCCTGATGGCCGCAAGCGTCGCCTTTGGCCTGCTCAAGACGGCCAGCATGCTCAAGTTCGAGTACCTGCTGACGCCGGTGCTGGCGCCTGACCTCACCTACTATGTCAACCGCGACACGCTCGAACTGATCGGCCGCTACCCGATCCTGCTCGGCTTCAGCCTGGGCGTGGTCGCGCTGATCCCGCTGCTGCTGGTGCCGGCGTGGGCATGGGAGACGACGCGGGAATGGACACGGCTCGGCCGCGCGCGCGCCGCGGCGATCCGCCTCGTCGGCGCCGCGGCCAGCACGGCCGTGTTTGCACTGTGCCTGTCGCCGGCCGGGCCATTCTCCGGCGTGTTCAACAAGCCGATGTGGGCAACCGTCACCGACCGCAGTTTCATCACCGCGTTCTTCACCTCGTTCAGCGATACCGAGGTGCGCCAGCCGAGTCTGACCGGGACGATCGACCGCAGCATCAAATGGACGCTCGATGAAAAGCCGCGCAAGCCGCGACAGTACCCCGATGTTTTCGTCGTGCTCGAGGAAAGCACCTTCGATCCACGCATGCTCAAGGCCTGCAGCGTGCCGGCCTGCACCGTGCCGATGTTCGTGCCGGACAAGTACACACGGGCTGGTGGTGCGCTGACCGTGCATACCTTCGGCGGCGGCACCTGGACCAGCGAATTCGCCCTGCACACCGGCCTCGCCGACGTGTTGTTCGGCAATGCCGGCCTGTACGCGCCGTACAACCTGGCCCCGCGCGTCGTGCATACCCTGCCCGACGCGTTCAAGGCGGCCGGCTACCGCACCATCGCCGTGTACTCGCACAGCGGCGAGTTCCTCAATGGCCGCAATGCCTACATCGACTACGGCTTCGACGCGTTCTACGACGGCACCGACAATGGCCTCGACTGGGACAGCACCGACGCTGATCTGCACGAGGTGCTAATGCGCATCCATGCCGAGGAGCGCGCCGCACATCCGGATCGCCCGTTGTTCGTGTTCACCCTGACCTTGCACCAGCACGGCCCGCACATGACGCCGCTGGCCGAACTGCCACCGCCGTTCGACAAGCCGCTGTTCCGCGGCAAGTTCAAGCCACCTGCGCTCGACGACTGGCTCAACCTCAATCTTGGCAACTACCTCGCCCGCGTGCACGAGTCCTCGGTCATGCTCGACACGCTGCAGCAGCAACTCTGGGACAGCGGACGGCCGACCGTGCTGCTGCACTTCGGCGACCACCAACCCTCGTTCGACGGTGCCATGCACGCAATCCCGAAACGAATTCCCGACGCGGCCGGACCGAACGCAAGCCGTGTCACCTACTACATGCTGAAGACGAGCTTCGCGCTGGCGCCGCTGCCGAAATACGAATCGCTCGACATCGTCTACCTCGGCTCGCTGCTGCTCGACGCGGCCGGCGTGCCAAAGGACGCGTTCTACCAGGCCAACACACTGCTGCGCGAACGCTGCAAGGGCCGCTACCTGCAGTGCCGCGACACGCGCATGCTGACCTCGTACCACGACCATGTCTTCAACGTGCTGAAGGACCTGCGCGAGGAATGA
- the lpxA gene encoding acyl-ACP--UDP-N-acetylglucosamine O-acyltransferase, with protein MIHPSAIIDPQAKIGANVSIGAYSIIGADVEIGDNTSIGPHVVIDGPTRIGRDNRIWQFASLGAAPQDKKFHGERSRLEIGDRNVIREFVTFNRGTEDGAGLTRIGNDNWLMAYVHIAHDCVVGNHAIFSNAASLAGHVVVDDWVILGGFTLVHQFCQVGAHAFTAMGAIINRDVPPYVTVAGSFAEPKGINSEGLRRRGYSSDRIMAIKRAYRTLYMSGLPLADARTELARAAEDAPDVRLMLDFIERSQRSLVR; from the coding sequence ATGATCCATCCTTCCGCGATCATCGATCCACAGGCGAAGATCGGCGCCAACGTCAGCATCGGTGCGTACAGCATCATCGGTGCAGACGTCGAGATCGGCGACAACACCTCGATCGGCCCGCACGTGGTCATCGACGGCCCGACTCGCATCGGCCGCGACAACCGCATCTGGCAGTTCGCCTCGCTCGGCGCTGCCCCGCAAGACAAGAAATTCCACGGCGAGCGTTCGCGCCTGGAGATCGGTGACCGCAACGTCATCCGTGAGTTCGTCACCTTCAATCGCGGCACCGAGGATGGCGCCGGGCTGACCAGGATCGGCAATGACAACTGGTTGATGGCCTACGTGCACATCGCCCACGACTGCGTCGTCGGCAACCATGCCATCTTCTCCAACGCCGCATCGCTGGCCGGTCATGTCGTTGTCGACGACTGGGTCATCCTCGGCGGCTTCACCCTCGTCCACCAGTTTTGTCAGGTCGGCGCGCACGCCTTCACCGCAATGGGTGCGATCATCAACCGCGACGTGCCTCCCTACGTCACCGTCGCCGGCAGCTTCGCCGAGCCGAAAGGCATCAACTCCGAAGGCCTGCGTCGACGCGGCTATTCCTCGGACCGCATCATGGCGATCAAGCGCGCCTATCGCACGCTGTACATGTCCGGTCTGCCCCTCGCCGACGCTCGCACCGAACTCGCCCGCGCCGCGGAAGACGCTCCCGACGTGCGGCTCATGCTCGACTTCATCGAGCGCAGCCAGAGGTCGTTGGTGCGCTGA
- a CDS encoding OmpH family outer membrane protein: MPRALLAAIALTVAAPAPAEDAAVRIGYVDMKRLLDNAPQVVAGRQKLEREFAPRDDALNADERRLTELRARQDREGASLERNQADALKREIDALDRAIRRNRDNMRSELKARSDQELDRSWREINNAVVEFAREHNIDLIVPSPVVYANPRIDITDQVLERLKRQYASRPSP, from the coding sequence ATGCCCCGGGCGCTGCTCGCCGCGATCGCGTTGACGGTCGCTGCGCCGGCGCCGGCCGAGGATGCTGCCGTCCGCATCGGCTACGTCGACATGAAGCGCCTGCTCGACAACGCACCGCAAGTCGTGGCCGGCCGGCAGAAGCTTGAACGCGAGTTCGCCCCGCGTGACGACGCACTCAATGCCGATGAACGGCGCCTCACCGAATTGCGTGCACGCCAAGACCGTGAAGGCGCATCGCTCGAACGCAACCAGGCCGATGCACTCAAGCGCGAGATCGATGCGCTCGACCGCGCGATCCGGCGCAATCGCGACAACATGCGCAGCGAGCTCAAGGCGCGCAGCGACCAGGAACTCGATCGCAGCTGGCGCGAGATCAACAACGCCGTCGTCGAATTCGCGCGCGAACACAACATCGACCTGATCGTGCCGAGCCCGGTCGTCTACGCGAATCCGCGCATCGACATCACCGACCAGGTGCTCGAACGCCTCAAGCGCCAGTATGCGAGCCGACCATCGCCATGA